TTTCTGATTCTTCGACAATCGCATCTACTGGACAAACTGCTACGCACGCACCACAGTCGATACAAATATCCGGATTGATGTAGAACTGATCTTCGCCTTCCTCGATACAATCTACAGGACATACGTCTACGCAGTCACCAGACTTTTCTGCTGCACACGGTTGTAAAATTACATATGCCATAGTTCGGCCTCCTCACTGACTTCTCTTTTCTATATTTTTCATTGTACACCTATTTTCTTTAATATTAAACAATAATTCTAACTTACGTGTTTAATACTCTTTAAGATGTAGTAACCTTTACTCTTTTTGAGTTTTTCTACATTTCCATATAACGTTTCTAAATGTTTTAAATATGACGGCATACCTTGCTTCTTTTGAACGACCATGTAAAACGCACCGTGATCGACTAATCGTTCATAACTATCATTAATAATTTCAAGCACTGTATCTTTTCCTGCTCTAAACGGCGGATTCGTTACGTATAGATCAGCTTTTAACTCCATATCATCATATGTTTCTCTCTTAACAATATCAAAACTTACGTTATTGTTATGCATGTTCGTATCTAAAACACTGATTGCATCTTCATTTACTTCGACCGCAACACCGTCTCCACCATAATGGTCGGCAAGTACGATACTCACTGGGCCGTACCCAGCCCCCATATCGATAAAGTACCCCGGACCATCATAATCTTCTAACACTGCATTTAATAATACGTCTGTACCAAAATCAACACGATCTTTTGAAAACACACCACGATCTGTTGTGAACGTATATGTTTTACCTTTTATATTATATTTAATTTCTTTAAAATCATGCGGTGTATCATCTGTCGTATAGTAATGTGACATAAACACCCTCCTTTTATGTAGAAAAAAAAGACTTATAAACATAATGTTTATAAGTCTAAAATATCATATTTTAATTATTTAAGCTCTACGCTAGCTCCAACTTCTTCAAGTTGTGCTTTAAGTGCTTCTGCTTCTTCTTTAGGTAATGCTTCTTTGATAACTTTAGGAGCGTTGTCAACAAGCTCTTTTGCATCTTTAAGTCCAAGACCAGTTGCTTCACGAACTGCTTTGATAACTTTGATTTTAGATGAACCTGCATCTGTAAGTTCAACGTCGAACTCAGATTTTTCTTCAGCGCCACCTTCAGCTGCGCCACCTGCTACTGCTACTGGAGCTGCTGCTGTTACACCAAACTCTTCTTCAATAGCTTCAACTAATTCGTTTAATTCTAATACTGACATTTCTTTAATTGCTTCAATGATTTGATCTTTATTAGCCATTATTAAATCCTCCAATTTTTAACTTTTTTAATTTTTAATTATGCTTCTTCAGTTTCTTCTACTGCGTCTGTACCTTCTTCTTTTTGCTCTCCCACTGCTTTAACCGCATAAGCGAAGTTGCGCATTGGCGCTTGAAGAACAGAAAGTAACATAGATACAAGTCCGTCTTTTGATGGTAAAGTTGCGATTGCTTTAACGCTTTCTACGTCTGCAATTTCACCTTCGATGACACCCGCTTTAATTTCAAGTGCTTCATGCTCTTTTGAGAAGCTGTGAAGTACTTTTGCTGGAGCAATTACGTCTTCGTTTGAGAACGCAATCGCGTTTGGACCAGTTAAGTGTTCTTCTAATCCTTCGATTCCAGCTTCTTGTAACGCACGACGTACCATCGTGTTTTTGTAAACGTGGAACTCAACACCAGCTTCTCTAAGTTGTTTACGAAGTGCTGTTGCTTCAGCAACTGAAAGACCTTGGTAATCAACTACGATTGTTGAAACTGAGTTTTTGAATTGTTCCGCGATTTCAGAAACGTGTTGTTTCTTTCTTTCGATAACATTTGTCATAGTTACACCTCCGTTTTGAAAATTATCGGTGCAATAAAAAAAGCACCTTTTACCCAGGGCAAAAAGTGCTCATATATTTATAAATAATATACAAGTCATTTTTGTTTGCCTCGGTAGGATTGTGTTTTAAGTCTTAGACTCCTACTGTCTTAGGTAAAACATCTAAATTTAAATTTAATACAAGAGTAAATATACCACGTACATTTACTCTTGTCAATTTATTTTTTAAACGTCTGTTCTAACTTGTGATGGATCTAATTTGATACCAGGACCCATCGTGCTAGAAACTGCAACTGAACGGAAGTAAACACCTTTTGCAGTTGCTGGTTTAGCTTTTACTAAAGCTTCGTGTAAAGCGTTGAAGTTTTCAACTAATTTATCAGTACCGAATGACACTTTACCAATTGTAGAGTGAACGATACCAGATTTTTCAGCACGGTATTCTACTTTACCAGCTTTGATTTCTTCAACTGCTTTTGTAACGTCCATCGTTACTGTACCAGTTTTAGGGTTTGGCATTAAACCTTTAGGTCCTAATACACGACCAAGTTTACCAACTTCCCCCATCATGTCTGGTGTTGCAACGATTACGTCAAAGTCAAACCAACCACCGTTGATTTTTTCAGCAAGATCTGCTTCTCCTACGTAGTCAGCTCCAGCTGCTTCTGCCTCTTTCGCTTTTTCACCTTTTGCGAACACTAATACACGTTGTGATTTACCAGTTCCGTTTGGTAATACGATCGCACCACGGATTTGTTGGTCGTTTTTACGTGTATCAATACCTAGGCGGAAAGCTACGTCTACTGACGCATCAAAGTTTGTTGTGCTTGTTTCTTGTGCAAGCTTAATAGCATCTTCGATTGAGTATACTGCTTCAGAGTCTACTTTCTTTGAAGCTTCAAGATACTTTTTACTTCTCTTAGCCATTTATATTCCTCCTTGTGGTTATAGCGGGTGAACCTCCCACATGTACCAATACTTTTTCTTATAAATAATTATTACTTTTTAACAGTGAAGCCCATGCTGCGTGCAGTACCTTCTACCATGCGCATTGCTGCTTCAACGTCTGCTGCGTTTAAGTCTTCCATTTTAAGTTCAGCGATTTCGCGAACTTGTGCTTCAGTTACTTCAGCAACTTTGTTTTTGTTCGGTTCACCAGAACCTTTTTCAACTTTAGCCGCTTTTTTAAGAAGAACTGCTGCTGGTGGAGTTTTTGTAATGAAAGTAAATGAACGGTCTTCATATACTGAAATCTCCACTGGAATTAAAAGACCTGCTTGGTCTTGAGTTTGTGCGTTAAACTCTTTTGTGAATCCCATAATGTTAATACCTGCTTGACCTAATGCTGGTCCAACTGGTGGTGCAGGAGTTGCTTTACCTGCAGGGATTTGTAATTTAACAACGTTGATAACTTTTTTAGCCACGATGTCAACCTCCTCATTCTCGTGATGTGGTCACAGGATGCTAAGATTTCATCCTCCCACTCATATCTTTTTACATAAAAAAGATGGTCGCATTTTTGCAACCATCTCATATTAACATACTTCACTTGTATTTTCAATCTTTATTTAGTCGATTTTTTCGATTTGGTCGTATTCGACTTCAACTGGCGTTTCACGTCCAAATAATTCAACTAATACAGTCAGTTTAAAGTGTTGCTCGTCGATTTCCTCGATCGTACCGAATTGATTATTAAACGGACCGTCAATAATTTTAACTGATTCTCCGATTTCTACGTCGAAATCTACGATGCGCTCTGACATACCCATTTGTCTTAAGATGAAGCGTGCTTCTTCTTTTAATAATGGGTTCGGTTTAATTCCAGCACCTTGAGAACCGACAAATCCAGTTACTCCAGGTGTGTTACGTACGACGTACCAAGACTCATCTGTCATGATCATCTCAACTAAGACGTAACCTGGGAATGTCTTTTTCATTTGTGTTTTCTTTTTACCATCTTTAATAGTCGTTTCCTCTTCTTCTGGTACAACGACACGGAAAATTTGGTCTTGCATGTTCATCGACTCTAAACGTGCAAGTAAGTTTTGATGTACTTTGTTTTCATAGCCTGAGTAAGTATGAATGGCATACCATTGTTTTTCTTCGGACATAATATCCTCCCTCATTACATTGCATCAATTAAATACGTAATACCTATATCAATCGCGTAGAAAAAGAATAAGAAGAAGATAACAGTGAAAACAACGATTGACGTATAATTCACTACTTCTTTACCAGTTGGCCAACTTACTTTTTTCATTTCACTGACGACGTTTGCAAGGAAATTTCTATCGTTATTCATGCGACGCCTCCTCATCTTATATGGAACTTTTATGAATCGTATGTCGGTTGCATTGTTTACAGAACTTTTTCATCGTGAGTCTTGTTCCATCCTTATCGGCAGCTTGTTTAACGTGATAATTACGACTGCCACACTCGCTACATAGTAATGCAACTTTCATCTCATTACCTCATTTCAATTCTTATATACTATACCGATTAAAGTCTACGTTTGTCAATAAACGCCGTGCTGTTTCTCTTTTTTACGAAGGACACGGTACAATGTATTTTGAATCGATTTACGATTCGTTTTTAACTTTTCGCTAATTTCATCAAATGTATAATGCTCTCCTAAATATTTTAACACAGCACGCTCGTATTCTGAAAACGTCTTTTTATCTTGGAGCATATAAGAGTACTGATCTCGGTTTATGATTTGATTGATGCGGTCGTATGTTTCTACTTTGTCACACACGTAGTTTGACAGCTCGTTGCTTGTCGTTTCTTTACTATTTAATCGATAAAAATACACACTACGCTTTTTTAGTTCTAAATATGCAGATCTTATTGCGTAATTATGAAAGTCTCCAAGTCTTTTGTCGTATCTAAAGCACGCGTGGAGTAAATACTCCATAATCATCTGTTCTAAGTCTTCTCTTTCATAAGGGTCTCGCGTATGTTTATATGTCATTTTACGTACTTTTAAACGAATAGCTTCGTCAATCTTGTCAAAATAATCGAGTTTCCCATTTTTTACGTGTTCGACATATTCATTGAGTTTCGAATCTTCGTAAATAAATATCAAAAACGAACGAATGTTGTACATGAATACCTCCCGTTTTTGTATATATCATACATACGAAAGTCGCTACTCACAAGTCGCCCTAACGCTTGCCACGTCGCAGTTTTTCAAGTTCTGCTAAAATATCGTCACTAATATTTAATTTTGTCTTAGGCACTTTTTGATTTATTGCTTCAATTTCGACACTAATATTTTTTTCTGCATGTTTTAAGTCTTCCCACATTTCTCTCGATGGAATTCTGTACGCTCCGTAAGAAAATATCGCGTTTTGCTCTGGTAAATCACTCGTTACGACCGTAATTTCCGTTAAGTGTGGATGGAAATACTTATAAACGAAACGTTCGATATATTCATCGGCGGTTTCTTTTTCTTTCGTAAAAACGACTTGGACACCGTGATAGTCGTACACCGTCTCTTTTGATTTCACCTCGTACGCATCGAATACACAAATGACGTCGTACTTGGATACGGCTTGATATTCACTTAATATCGTGAGTAATTCTTCGCGTGCGTATTCTAAACTTAATCGGCCCTCTTCGGTCAGTCGTTTGTTTGCTCCAATCAAATTGTACCCGTCGACTAACATAATCTTTTGTCTTCTTTTCATGACGCTACTCTTTTAACGGGTATTGTTTACGGTACACTTCGTACATTAAAATTCCTGCGGATACCGAAGCGTTTAAGCTTGATATTTTACCGACCATTGGAATCGTCACAGTAAAATCACATTTTTCTAACGTCTTTTTACTAATACCGTCCCCTTCATTTCCGATAATAAGTACCGTATTAATGTCTGCCGGGTATTCTCTATAGTCCATCGGCGCATCCATCGTTGTACCGACCGTCCAAAAACCTGCGTCTTTTAGTTTGTCGATCGCTTGGTTGACGTTTGTTACGCGTACGACTGGGACGTGTTCGACCGCACCAACTGACACGCGTGCGACTGTATCTGTAATTTGTACACTACGTCTATTCGGAATAATTACCGCATCAAATCCTGTAGCGTCCGCTGTACGTAATATACTTCCTAAATTATGTGGATCTTCTAAGCCGTCGAGTAAAAGTAGATTGGCTTTCTTTCCTTCGACGTTTTGAATGAGAGTGTCTAACGGCATATATTTATATGCACTGATAAACGCGATAATACCTTGATGGCGTTCATTCGTAAACGATTCTAATTTACTTTTAGGAACTGTTTGAACGACGACTTTGTTTTTCTTTGCAAGCTTTAAAATATCGTTAATTTGATGCTTTTCAATACTATCTTGAATTAAAATCTTGTTTAAATCACGATTACCTTGTAACGCCTCTTTAACTGCATGACGTCCTGCAAGAACGGATTCACTCATAAATACTCACCTCGCACTATAATTTCAAAAAGCGCATCGAGCCTATCGTACTTTTCGTTTAAATATAAAACTCCAACGAGGGCTTCTAACCCTGTTGCTTCTTGATACTCTTTGCTCGTTGCGCTCTTTGCTTTCGTATTACTCTTTTTATTTTTTGCACGTCTGACGATTTCTTTTTCTTCATCCGTTAATATATCTTCGAGTGCCTGTAACGCTTTTGACTGACTCGTCGCCTTTTCAAACGTCGTGCCGAGTTGATGCGCGTCATTTGCTCGAATACGAGGTGACGATTTCACAATATGTTTACGGACATACATACTGTAAACTGCGTCACCGACGTATGCTTTTGTTAAGTCGTGAATTTCATATAAATTATCCACGGCGGAATTTCACTCCGTCTTTTGTATCTTCTAAAATAATGCCTTTTTCATGAAGTGTGTCACGAATTTCATCTGCACGGGCAAAATCTTTCTCTTTACGTGCTGCTTCACGTTCTTCGATTAATGCTTCGATTCGTTCGTCTAATAGTAATTCTTCTTGTTCAAGTGTAATACCAAGAACGTTACTATAAGCGTCGTATGCGTTGATATATGCGTCAAGGACGTCTTTGTTCGTTGCGTCACGGCGCATATATTTATTTAGGCGCGTCGCAAGTTCGTGCCACGCTGTAATTGCGT
Above is a genomic segment from Nosocomiicoccus massiliensis containing:
- a CDS encoding indolepyruvate ferredoxin oxidoreductase subunit alpha translates to MAYVILQPCAAEKSGDCVDVCPVDCIEEGEDQFYINPDICIDCGACVAVCPVDAIVEESEMLPEEEIYLKKAEEFYANR
- a CDS encoding class I SAM-dependent methyltransferase → MSHYYTTDDTPHDFKEIKYNIKGKTYTFTTDRGVFSKDRVDFGTDVLLNAVLEDYDGPGYFIDMGAGYGPVSIVLADHYGGDGVAVEVNEDAISVLDTNMHNNNVSFDIVKRETYDDMELKADLYVTNPPFRAGKDTVLEIINDSYERLVDHGAFYMVVQKKQGMPSYLKHLETLYGNVEKLKKSKGYYILKSIKHVS
- the rplL gene encoding 50S ribosomal protein L7/L12; this translates as MANKDQIIEAIKEMSVLELNELVEAIEEEFGVTAAAPVAVAGGAAEGGAEEKSEFDVELTDAGSSKIKVIKAVREATGLGLKDAKELVDNAPKVIKEALPKEEAEALKAQLEEVGASVELK
- the rplJ gene encoding 50S ribosomal protein L10, encoding MTNVIERKKQHVSEIAEQFKNSVSTIVVDYQGLSVAEATALRKQLREAGVEFHVYKNTMVRRALQEAGIEGLEEHLTGPNAIAFSNEDVIAPAKVLHSFSKEHEALEIKAGVIEGEIADVESVKAIATLPSKDGLVSMLLSVLQAPMRNFAYAVKAVGEQKEEGTDAVEETEEA
- the rplA gene encoding 50S ribosomal protein L1, translated to MAKRSKKYLEASKKVDSEAVYSIEDAIKLAQETSTTNFDASVDVAFRLGIDTRKNDQQIRGAIVLPNGTGKSQRVLVFAKGEKAKEAEAAGADYVGEADLAEKINGGWFDFDVIVATPDMMGEVGKLGRVLGPKGLMPNPKTGTVTMDVTKAVEEIKAGKVEYRAEKSGIVHSTIGKVSFGTDKLVENFNALHEALVKAKPATAKGVYFRSVAVSSTMGPGIKLDPSQVRTDV
- the rplK gene encoding 50S ribosomal protein L11 encodes the protein MAKKVINVVKLQIPAGKATPAPPVGPALGQAGINIMGFTKEFNAQTQDQAGLLIPVEISVYEDRSFTFITKTPPAAVLLKKAAKVEKGSGEPNKNKVAEVTEAQVREIAELKMEDLNAADVEAAMRMVEGTARSMGFTVKK
- the nusG gene encoding transcription termination/antitermination protein NusG, encoding MSEEKQWYAIHTYSGYENKVHQNLLARLESMNMQDQIFRVVVPEEEETTIKDGKKKTQMKKTFPGYVLVEMIMTDESWYVVRNTPGVTGFVGSQGAGIKPNPLLKEEARFILRQMGMSERIVDFDVEIGESVKIIDGPFNNQFGTIEEIDEQHFKLTVLVELFGRETPVEVEYDQIEKID
- the secE gene encoding preprotein translocase subunit SecE; its protein translation is MNNDRNFLANVVSEMKKVSWPTGKEVVNYTSIVVFTVIFFLFFFYAIDIGITYLIDAM
- the rpmG gene encoding 50S ribosomal protein L33; the encoded protein is MKVALLCSECGSRNYHVKQAADKDGTRLTMKKFCKQCNRHTIHKSSI
- a CDS encoding sigma-70 family RNA polymerase sigma factor; the protein is MYNIRSFLIFIYEDSKLNEYVEHVKNGKLDYFDKIDEAIRLKVRKMTYKHTRDPYEREDLEQMIMEYLLHACFRYDKRLGDFHNYAIRSAYLELKKRSVYFYRLNSKETTSNELSNYVCDKVETYDRINQIINRDQYSYMLQDKKTFSEYERAVLKYLGEHYTFDEISEKLKTNRKSIQNTLYRVLRKKEKQHGVY
- a CDS encoding NYN domain-containing protein: MKRRQKIMLVDGYNLIGANKRLTEEGRLSLEYAREELLTILSEYQAVSKYDVICVFDAYEVKSKETVYDYHGVQVVFTKEKETADEYIERFVYKYFHPHLTEITVVTSDLPEQNAIFSYGAYRIPSREMWEDLKHAEKNISVEIEAINQKVPKTKLNISDDILAELEKLRRGKR
- the rlmB gene encoding 23S rRNA (guanosine(2251)-2'-O)-methyltransferase RlmB — encoded protein: MSESVLAGRHAVKEALQGNRDLNKILIQDSIEKHQINDILKLAKKNKVVVQTVPKSKLESFTNERHQGIIAFISAYKYMPLDTLIQNVEGKKANLLLLDGLEDPHNLGSILRTADATGFDAVIIPNRRSVQITDTVARVSVGAVEHVPVVRVTNVNQAIDKLKDAGFWTVGTTMDAPMDYREYPADINTVLIIGNEGDGISKKTLEKCDFTVTIPMVGKISSLNASVSAGILMYEVYRKQYPLKE
- a CDS encoding Mini-ribonuclease 3, producing the protein MDNLYEIHDLTKAYVGDAVYSMYVRKHIVKSSPRIRANDAHQLGTTFEKATSQSKALQALEDILTDEEKEIVRRAKNKKSNTKAKSATSKEYQEATGLEALVGVLYLNEKYDRLDALFEIIVRGEYL